Below is a genomic region from Flammeovirgaceae bacterium SG7u.111.
CGATAGGTTCATTGCGGTAATGCATGCCCATCATATAGGTATCGAAAATATCGAAGGCAAATTTGGCGTATCGCTCATCACCTTCCAGCCAGTAAATAAAGGCGGCATCGCGAGCAAGGGCGATTATCTTTTCATTTATTTTATGAACAATACCACCCGTATTTGCTATTTCAACCCATTCGAATGGTTGCCCTTCCTTGGTTTTATTCGGCAAGTACATACCTCGTTCATCGTCCATATACGGCAAAATATCTTCCAGCTTGGGTTGTGCATAACTTGTAGTATAATCACGCGAACCTGTAAATTTTACTGTAGGGACAGGTGCTTCACCATCGGCATGTGAGTAATAAATGCCATTTACATACACATTGGCAGCTTTAGTTTTCCAATACATCTGCAAGCGAGAGGGCATCCATTCCGATGAATCTACATGCTGCTCTACATACTTGTCGATGCGCTGGTGAATGCCTGCCAATACATCCTGTGCCCATTGTTCATTTTTGACAAGTTCTTCCAAACTAGCTTTCTCCTCTTGCGTGATGTATAAGCGAGGGTAACCTTGTACCAAGTCTGTAGGAAGAGGAATTTTGGCAGCTTCCTGCGCCAAAGCCCAGCTTCCTAGCCAAGTTAAAATTAGGGTAATTGTGAGTTTTTTAATCATGATATTAATTTTTAAATGAGATTACTACTTTATCTAGTGTCGGTTTTGATTTATTTTCGGTGCTGTCATGGATTTTAACTTCAAACTGAAAACCAAAACCTTTTGGTAAACCAGAAAGGTCCAACTGAGCTGGAATTCTCTCTACTTGTTTGGCAAAGCCTTCTACATAGTCATACTGCTCCTTCACCACCTGCCAGTCACTCCATTGGTCAATAGCTCCATCGTTAGTAGTATCCACGCCTACACGCACTTCAACAGTTTCTACCCACGGTCCTGGGCTTGTATAATCGGTGTTCATTTGTGTAAGTAAATAAAACTGACCTTCGGCAAATACAATATCCGGATCGGGATGCCCCTGCCCAATGTTACTGCAAAAGGCAAAGGGCTGGTTGATATCGCTAGAAGTAAACCAAGCTACACTCATGTCTTTTCTGCCATGCCCCCCTGCCGGATCAAAGTCACAAAATAAATAGTACTGACCGCCAATCGAGATTGAAGCCCAATCGCCATAGGCATTTTGCTCTGGTTCGTGAATTTCATACTTAGCAAAAGCACGGGTATCGCCTGCTTTAATTCTGTGCTGGGGTACATCTTCAGTTGCTGTTTTCCCAGGAAACCTATCAGGAGCTTCCTTATGCCAGTGCGGATGAGCATATTCAGCAAATTTTCCTGTCGGATTAGTACGTTCATCCACAGGAGGTTCCACTATTTTAAAATCATTGATCCCGTCGGGGCTAATGGCATGAACAGCCAAGGGAGAATCCCAAGCATGGGTAGACGCATCAATAGGCGTCCAGTCTTCGGTGATGATATGAAACTTGCCATCAAGGTCCCGAATTACGGCACAGTCGGAACCATCGGTTGGATCTTTGAACACCATTCCCATGTTTTTTCCAGGCTTGCCATCCGTAAGGTCATCATCAATATACAGGTGCGGGTCTTGATCGTTCGGAAAGTCATAGTAGAGATAAAGCTTGCCATCTACATATTCGGCGGTAGTTGCCCAACTAGCAAATTTTTCAGATACAGCCCCATGATGTACCCAATTTACCATATCCTTACTTTGCCAAGCGTGGTATCCACCTTTCCCGGGTTTTAAACCTCCGGGTGCATCAAACTGGTTTTCGAAAGGCGTAGTCTTTAGTTTTACATCAAATCCCGCTAGCATGGTATCCTTAGCTTGAAAGGAACCTGCCATCTGGTTTTTACTTTTTCCATACCTTCCAAACATCCAATAATTTCCATCGCCCAACTGCAAAGCTATTGGAGCGTCGCCTAGGTTCGAAGGACCAACATTACTGATCGGATTCCAGTTTAACCAATCAGGCGATTGCGACAAGGTTATAGAAGATATCGATTGCTTTTCAGGAAATGATTTGATTGTACTTTGGAAAGTAGCCTCACCTGCTGTAGGCACTGCATTTCCCTCGGTAATATCCAAATTTGATTTCCCTGCCACATTCGCCTGCCATTCTTGCTGAGAGTCAATTGACCAAACCTCTTCTTGAGGTTTAGAGCCTTTCTCACATCCAGTCATAACAATTAATAATGTTGCCATTAAAGGCAAAAACCACTTCAACAGTTTCATAATGATTATTTTTCTCTACTATTCATATGCTTCTTCCAAATATCAATTTCCGCATCATTTGCTTGGGCAGCTCCAGAAGTACTTCTTCCTTTACCTACCACATTTTCTAATAACCCTACCAGCGAGTCAACTTTTTGGGGATATTGCTCAACAAGGTTGTCCACCTCCCCTATATCTTCATTTAAGTTATACAATTGTATTTCTGGAAACCCTTCTTCCATTGCTTCAACATCTTTAGGTGAAGACCAGCCTCCCGACCCTGGCGCCAGCAATAACTTCCAATTGCCCTGGCGGATTGAAAAACGCCCATTTATAGAATGGTGGACTATTTCTTTGCGTGGGTTATCTACTGGTTTTCCGTAAAGGGCACTCAAAAAGCTCTTGCTGTCCTCTGCATTGTTTTCGGGAATATCAAAAGAAAAATACGCAGCAAAAGTTGCCATCAAATCCGAAAGGCAAACCAAATGGTTTGAGGTTGAATTAGCTTTAATCTGCTTGGGCCAGCGAACAATAAAAGGTACTCTATGCCCACCATCCCACAGGTCAGCTTTCGATCCTCGCAACCAAGCACTTGGATAATGTCCCATCGATTGCAGCTTCTCAATATTTGCCGCCTTGGATGTTCCATTGTCGGCACTAAAAATAACAATAGTATTCTCACTTAATCCATTGCGCTCTAGCGCTTCAAGGACAGCCCCAACAGAACCGTCGGTTTGGGCAACAAAGTCTCCGTACTTGCCCAAGTTTGTTTTACCAACCCACTCTTTAGCGGGCACTATGGGGGTATGGGGCGAATTTTGGGCAAAGTAGATAAAGAAAGGCTTGCCAGCTTTAGCTTCAGCCGCTTTCTGGTCGATCAGCTGAACAACTTCCTTGGTCAGTGTTGGCAACACATCAACCACATCCATCTCTTGAACTATTTCATTGTTTCGAACAATGCTGCTCATTGCTCTTGAATGGTGGAAGCCGAAAAAAGAATCAAATCCCCGAGTAACCGGGCCATCGGGAATCATCGTCCCAATAGGTACTTCTGCCAAGTACTTACCTTTCTTTTTCTTCGGTTTCACATCTTTTAGTTCTTCGGGCACTTCATAGTGATACTCCAAATGCCACTTACCTACCAGCGCCGTGCTATACCCTTGCTTTTGAAACAAATGCCCCAAAGTCATTCTATCAGGAGCTATCAACGGTTCTTCTCCTCCCTGAACAACCCCATTTTGCAATCGGGTGCGCCAATTGTACCTACCGGTCAACATGGCATACCTAGATGGCGTACAAACCGATGAGCTGGTATGTGCATCGGTAAAAACCATGCCCTCAGAAGCCAATTGGTTGAGTTTTGGGGTTGGTATTTTGCTCCGTTCCGGATCAAGTGCTTCAATTTCACCATACCCCATATCATCTGCCAAAATCAGGATTACATTGGGTGCTTCATTTACATTTTTTGGTTTTGGAACACACGACCAACAAAGCCCAATACTGACATAAAATACACACAAAATGTTTCTCAAAAAGCTCAATGACATGATGATATTTTTTTATAATTCAGATTCTTACCCATCCTAACTTATTCCTTTTCAGCTAACTGTGGAACATTCAATGCTTCATTTGCATCAGGCAACCTATTGGTAGTAGTGCTTGCATCACCGTACCACATCATTCCTACCCCATAGCCCATCTCACAGTCTGTCCAGCTCCAGATCTCCATATCCAATTGGAACGAGCTGCCAAAAGGCATTCCATCCAGTGCCCTTGTCCTTGTCTCGGTACTGTAGCCTAAAGTGCTCCGTTCTTTGGAAGTTTTTCTATTCAACTTATTATAAACATTGCACCGTGGCTGGGCGTGAAAGGAATGTTCGTAAAAATCGGTGCTTCTTCCTCCCCAAGAATATCCGTAATAATCTTCTGTACCTGTGCCAAAAATGGATGGAAAATCTTCTCCATCTACCCAGATTTTCTCATCACCTTCGCCCCACCATTTTTCTACCGGGTTCATGACCGTAAGGGCATCGCCCACATATACCCCACGACCTTGTAGAGTTACATAATTCCAGTCGGAAAACGGACGAGTAGATACAGGGTACTGCCCTCGCCACGCCGCATTAAAATACAAGCTTTGTTCGGTCCAGTTATAATCTCCCACTACTGCCCTAAGCTCAACCTCGACCTCTTTTTCACCTAGATTTTCAACAGCAATGCTTCCCATTTTTTGGTAAGGCATCACCCACCTACTGTTCATTATACCATTTTCCAATACTGTATTGTGCCAGCCCTGATAGGGGTTTAGCCCAATCCCTGTCCCAAAAAAGTCGCCAATGGGACACCAAACTGTTTGTTTTCCATCGAAACTCATTTTCAGCACAACCGACCGGGTAACCGAAGCCGAATCATAATTCGCCAACTTTAGCGAAAGCCTCCTTACAGCCGCTACACCCTGAGGAAGCTGGATAGATTTTTCTTCGGATGCCCCTAACTTCGCTTTCATCGTCACTTCTTCACCCATTAACACGTTTTCGGGGTTTAACAATTTTTTGCCCACCTTTTCTGTCAGTTGAGCTGCTGCATTAAAACCGTTAAGCGTAAAGGTTTCAACCGATGTCCCCTCTACATATTCACGATAGGTAAACTGATAAAAGAAAGGGCGACCTGTAGTAGTGATCTTGCAGCGCTTCGCATAGGGAATGGGGAAAAAAGAAACTGCGGAGCGCAAAGATTTATGGGCAAAAGGATAAGGTATCAATCCATCGCCATTCAATAATCCTAGCATGTTACCTTGTAGCGTGGGCTCTTCAGCACCATCGAGATAGATTTTGATCTCTATATCCGCATTAGGCTTGTCTGGTTTTAAAAATGGCATCCACGTCCGTACAATTGCTCCCGGCCCTTCATGATCCATCAAGACCCATTCTTTTTGCCCATTTTCCTCTTCTATTCGAATAAAATTATGGTCTTTCTCATTGGAGTTGAAATCGTGATTGATAAACCAACCAACGGTATCTTCTGGGGTGACCGAAGCGCGGTTATAACTACTTGCCTGCTTCAGCCTAAAATCGGTAGCTGGAAAACGGGTGATTGCATCTCTGTCTACCATTTCAGCCAATAACGACTCTATGGATACCTTTCCTTTTTCCTCCTTACAGGAAAATAAGAAAGTACATAAAAACAAAGCACTAAGTATGATAAAATAATTGTTTTTCATTTTCTTACACGAAAGTTCATTATCGACAATTATGGTAATCCACCATCAGCTTTCACATTTGCCTACCAGAAATCATTGCCCTTCTCTACCTGCATATTTTTGTAGATATCTATGTACTGCTGATCCAATTCTGGCGAATCTTTGTACTGTTCCCTTAGTGCTGTGAGCTTTACCTTAAGGCTATCTACTACCTCGGCATACTTAGGATTGGAGTAAACGTTGTTCATTTCCATTGGGTCGTTTAAGCGATCATACAGCTCCCACTCGTCCACATCGTAATAAAAATGCGCCAGCTTAAATTCCTTGGTAACAATGCCATAATGCCTTTTTACCATGTGTACGCTGGGATATTCGTAATAGTGGTAGTAAACTGCATCTCGGTTCCATTTCTCTTTTTCCCCAACCAAAAGTGGTATGAGACTTTCGCCTTGCATATCGTCTGGTGCTTGGATATCCGCCGCTCCCAGTAAAGTTTGTGCAAAATCAAGGTTTTGAACCATCTCATTTTCTACTGAGCCAGCCTTCACTTTTTCTGGCCAACGGATAAGAAGTGGTGTCTTAAATGATTCGTCGTAAATAAATCGCTTATCGAACCAACCATGTTCGCCCAAATAAAAACCTTGGTCAGATGTATATACCACAATCGTATTTTCAGCCAAACCACTTTCATCTAGGTATTCCAGCACTCGTCCCACATTATCATCTACTGAAGAGATACACGCCAAATAGTCTTGCATATAGCGTTGGTATTTCCACTGCATTTTCTCCTCCTCGGTCATCTGTGGCCAGTTTTCTTCAAAAGCTTTATTGATCGAATCCAACACTACGTCATACTCCGCTTTTTGGGCAGCATTTGCTCTCCCATATGGTCCATAAAATCCATTATCAAACTCTTCGACCACAGGTTTTACTTTGTCGCCCATTCGCTCTAATGTTTCTGGACGAATTTTGCTATCGTGGCTGTACATCATATGGGTAAGTAGGTTCATCTCTGCTGTATTGGCAGCCTCTCCACGGTTTTTGTAATCGTCAAAAAGCGTTTCTGGTAATGGAAATTCCTTTTTGGTAAACTCCTTGAATTTGTCAGGTTGAGGCCACCAAGGGCGGTGCGGAGCTTTGTGCAGGTACATCATCATAAACGGCTTTTCGTCGTCCCTTTTTTTAAGCCAATCAAGCGTCAAATCTGTAATGATGTCAGTTACATACCCCATTATTGTGGTATCTCCTCTGGGGGTATTGAAATCGGGGTTTAGATAAAAACCTTGATCTGGCAAAATCATAAATTCATCTACACCCTTTGGGTTATTTCCGAAATGCAACTTTCCAAACATGGCTGTCTGATAGCCATTTTGCTGGAAAATCTGTGGGAAAGTAACCTGCGTGGTATCAAACGGCATCAAGTTGTCAATTTTCCCATTGATGTGGGTATGCTTTCCCGTGAGGATTGTTGCCCTAGATGGGGCACAGATGGAGTTGCTCACACAGGCATTGGTAAATAGCATGCCTTCATCCGCCAACCGATCTATATTTGGTGTTTGGATCAGCTTGTTATCATATGCACTGATAGCCTGATAAGCATGGTCATCCGACATAATGAATAGGATGTTAGGCCTACTATCCTTCACTGGAATTTCATTCTTCTGAGCGCAAGAAATCAGTGCAAAACTGATCAAGCAACAATAAAAGTATGTTTTCATCATTTTCTTATATTTCATTTCTAGTTTACTTGGTTAATATACATGGCAAAACCCCGGAATTAAATCCTAGGCAAAGCGCACTGCAATTCCGTAATCGTTCTTCAAAGCCCAATCTGAATAGCGTTGGCTTCCCATCCATTCTATCATGAAGGCCAGCCTTCATTTCGAATAATTTTCCCAACAGCCTTCATCGATGCCACATCCTGTTTGTCTATAGATCCATCGGGCAAAGGTCCCGTGTTCAACAACAGGTTTCCTCTGTATTTTTTTGCATATCGCAAATTCTCGATAATGGAATCAGCCCCCCGATGTTTTCCGTCATTCTTTTTGGTATATCCCCATCCTGCTATGTGGGTACATATTTCGACAGGCTTACCTGAATCGAGCATCTCTTTTGTTTTCTCTTGGTTATTAGCCAACCAATGATATTCTGGAGAAAGGTAATCTTCCGTTCCTAGGTATCCCCATTTAGCAGAAATCAAACATTGGGGCTGGAGCTTTCTTATCAATTGATAGGTTTCTTCAATTCTAAATTTTTCGGTTGGACCATTTACGGGTACGCCATGCCCATCGAACCAAATGCTTGCAATAGAACCATAATTTGTAAGGAGCTCGGTCAGCTGATCATGCATGTATTCAATATAAAGATTCAGGTCATGTTCATCACCATACTTATAATATGGCTCTTCCGTCTCGTATAATGGACGCGCCAACCCTCCCCAATTATCATTGTTTGCCGCATGTGGATGTCTCCAGTCTCTTCCGTGTGAATAATACAGGCACAAGCCCAAACCTCTTTTATCACAAGCATTGGCCAATTCCTCCACTAAGTCACGCTTTGCAGGTGACTGTACACTGTTGAAATCGGTAGTTTTCGTATTGAATAAACAAAAACTGTCATGATGACGAGTAGTTATGTTGATATACTTCATCTCTGACTCTACTGCTAAATCTGCAATAGTTTCAGCATCAAACTTCTCTGCCGTAAATTTGTCTTTTAGTTTTTCATATTCTTTCACATGGATCTTTTCACGATATTGTACCCATTCGCCCCTGCCTAACAGGCTATATACTCCGTAATGCAAGAACAGACCGTATTTTGCATCAACAAACCATTTGGTTGCCGCATCCAATGGGCTTTCCGTATATAACTTTGCATAGTTCCCCAAATAGGATGGCACGTTTGGTTTACTACATGAGTAAAATATAGATGGCGTCATAGCTGTGCCAACTCCCATTCCTGTTAACTGAATAAACTTTCTTCGTTTCATGTTACTGTTTTTAATAGACTATTTAATTACCTTATATTTAGTATATCATTTCTTCACTACCTCTCCCTTGCTTTCCACTTTAGGATTTTCTATTCCGGGCAACAGCAAAACTTTCGCATCGGTTTGGTTATCTAGCCGGATATCGGTTGCATGTATTTTTACATTCTTCCGGAAGCTTCCATAGCCCTCTTTGGTTGAAAGCTTTATTGCCATTTCTTTGGGAATGAAATCGGGGTTGGAAGTGGTGATAATCACCTCATGACCAGTACCATTTATTTTTGCCAACATACTATTTGCTATACCTCCCCTGCTATCCAAAATCTCCATTTCCACATAGGCATTTTTAGCATTGACGTAGGGAATACAAAACGCCTCGGCATACTTTGCATCGGAGCTGCAATTGATCAAAGTATCGGCATTGCCCACATTAAACCCAGTTGCCACACAGCTTCGAACCTGACAATTGACCACCTTGTCGCCCGATGTGCTTAGCCCGGTGCAAATACCTCGGCGCATCTGAAAAACAGTACAGTTTTTAACAGTGGTATTTTTGGTCGGATGCCCCTGATATTCTGGATACATCCGAATACCGTCTTCGCTTAGGGAAATGATCTCTCCAGGAACGATTTTACCATCAGCAGGAAGGATAGTCCCTTCAACATACCCACCCTTGTGGGCATAAAAACCCTTATCAAAACAATAGCCAGATGTTTCAGCCAAAATTTGATCGGTAGTGCGAAGCAGTCCATCCACATGGCAATCTTCAATGAGGGTATTCTCTGCACCTTGAATGAAAATGGCATGTCCCATCGCACGCATATGTACTTTGCAACCAACCAACTTCACACCCTTTGCCGGATAGCCCACACGAATCCCGTTCATTTTCCGCACATCGCCACCTCCCAAACCATATAGGCTGCCATAACCCCAAGGACTTGAGCCAGCGGTTCTGATCTCCACATCCTTCAGCGTAATATCTGAACCCACTAGGTTGAACATCTTGTTTTTGCTTTGCCTGCCTGGCTTATCTCCATAGGTTTCCATGTACAAACCTTCCAGCACTACCTTATTCCCAGAGATTTCAATGGCACAATACATCGAGTTTCCATCCTCACTTTTTGCTAAGTCTGTTCGGCTAAACAATTTTGTATCTACCATAAATCGCACACCACTAAGGTCATAATGCGAGTTATCACCTGTTATCTGAATAAAGCGTATGCTCGTTGCCTCGTCAATTTGGTACGCCCCTTTTTCCAGCCTGACTTTCACATTGTCTTTGCTGGCATACTCTCGCAATTCGGAAAGGCTATGTATCAACGTGAAGCCATCAGCGACCACTTCAACTTTTTGCGCCTGAGCTTGGGAAGTAATTCCAAAAAGCAGCAACGCTATTGCCATCAGAAGGCTGAAGCCTTGCCTAATAAATTTGATTTTTGCAGGTATTGATTTACAATTCATTTTCATTCTATTTAATTTGTTTGATATGCATGACAAACCCATTATTTGCCTTCACATCCAATATTTCCTTCGTTTTTGAGTCTACTGCCTTCTCTTTTATTTCCACCTTCGTACGAGTATTTATAGCTTCGTTATCAGTATAAAATTTAGCACTGTAGCTTGCCCCTTCTTCTAAAAAAGAAAAGTCAACTTCCACATTCTTGGCAGTTAGCCCATTTATTCCACCTACAAACCAATCACTTCCCTTTCGGCGGGCAATCACTCCTATTTCACCAATTTCAGCCGTAAGCACCCTTGTTTCATCCCAAGTGGTGGGCACATTATTGAAAAACTCAAGCTCAGGTTCGTTGCCAATAGTTCTGGTATCTCCCCACAGCGCATCCGTTTTTACAGGTGCAGCCGGAGCTCTATCGTACCAATACAAAAACTGAAGTGGACTGAAGATGCAAACTGCCTTTGCCAACTGCGATGCATGCGAACCCATTTTTTCCACCCGCTTGTTGTAATAGCAAATGGTGTTGTCCGATGCTCCGGCGAGCGAGCGGGTAAACATGGTGATTAAAGTATGTTGGTTTGGAACCGTTTCTTCATCGCCTCTTATCCCTTCTTGGGTAAGAAAATTTGGATAGGTTCGGGAAAAGCCAGTTGGCCGATATTCATCATGAACATCCACTACCATCTGATAATCAGCAGCTTTTTTTATTGCTTCATGCATCCAAGCCGTAGCATCTTGGTCGCCCACTCTTACAAAGCCATATTTGATACCGGCTATCCCCCACTCCTTAAACAAGGGCAATAGTTCATCCAGTTGCTTTTCTAAAGACCGTCGGTTCACATACAGCATTACGCCAACGCCTTTCTCTTTGGCATAAGCGGTAATTGCTTCCAAGTCAAATGGTCCTTTGGAGCGTTTTGGGTCGAGCGTAATGGTAGTCGCATCCGAACGGTTATCCATTTCGTTGCCATACCAACCCGCATCAAAATGCACATACTGCATGTTATGGCTTGCCACAAAGTCGATTGCGGCTAAGCCTCCTTCCGTTGTCAATGTTCCTTCCCGCAACACCTTTCCTGACTTTATCCATGACACATCTGCAATTGCACAAGCATCGTTCAGGTTCTGGATGAGGTAGTTGTTTTCTAATAATTTGCCATGGTTTTCTGCCATCATCACCACCCTCCAAGGTGATTGGAACGGAAGTGTTTTAACCACTTTAGGCTGCTGGCTTCTTTGCCCGGCCAATGCACCGGTAATGGTATCTTGTTTCACTGCTTCCAACTTCCCGTCAAGGCTAGATGTGATCCCAAGCTCAACATCTTGGCTTGCATTGAAACTTAGACGGGCATAATCTACCAACTTTGCTTCAGCCAAAGCTATTTTCAAATCCTCAGCAACTTCTACTACCAATGGGCGCTCGCAACCTTCTTCCAAGCTGGCCAAAGGAATCTTCCGATATTCCCCTTGTGCAGTCAGAACCTTCGGAGCTCGTTTGGGGGTTGACCAAACAGCATGGTTTTCGGCAAACTGATACGTGATTTCTTCATCGTTAAGGCTGATTTCCCCCAAGTCATTTTGCTCGGGAATTTCGTAAGAAAAGGCAACTCCTTCGTTGTAAGCTCGGCAAATAAGGGTCAATTTCGCTGAAGCATTTTCAAGATAAATCGTAAGCTGATTGTAGTTGTCGGGAATCGTTCCTCGCTCACCAAACCTGGTCGTCCACTCATTTTCTATCGAAGATTCTTCTACTTTTTTTACT
It encodes:
- a CDS encoding glycoside hydrolase family 97 N-terminal domain-containing protein, which gives rise to MFVKKLFLLLAISVIFLACNKQEEIVVKSPDGSKVFTVFPKLAEADKSGIPFSVQYKGKDVLLPSLLELSSNDLDFSTPFSVKKVEESSIENEWTTRFGERGTIPDNYNQLTIYLENASAKLTLICRAYNEGVAFSYEIPEQNDLGEISLNDEEITYQFAENHAVWSTPKRAPKVLTAQGEYRKIPLASLEEGCERPLVVEVAEDLKIALAEAKLVDYARLSFNASQDVELGITSSLDGKLEAVKQDTITGALAGQRSQQPKVVKTLPFQSPWRVVMMAENHGKLLENNYLIQNLNDACAIADVSWIKSGKVLREGTLTTEGGLAAIDFVASHNMQYVHFDAGWYGNEMDNRSDATTITLDPKRSKGPFDLEAITAYAKEKGVGVMLYVNRRSLEKQLDELLPLFKEWGIAGIKYGFVRVGDQDATAWMHEAIKKAADYQMVVDVHDEYRPTGFSRTYPNFLTQEGIRGDEETVPNQHTLITMFTRSLAGASDNTICYYNKRVEKMGSHASQLAKAVCIFSPLQFLYWYDRAPAAPVKTDALWGDTRTIGNEPELEFFNNVPTTWDETRVLTAEIGEIGVIARRKGSDWFVGGINGLTAKNVEVDFSFLEEGASYSAKFYTDNEAINTRTKVEIKEKAVDSKTKEILDVKANNGFVMHIKQIK
- a CDS encoding arylsulfatase — encoded protein: MSLSFLRNILCVFYVSIGLCWSCVPKPKNVNEAPNVILILADDMGYGEIEALDPERSKIPTPKLNQLASEGMVFTDAHTSSSVCTPSRYAMLTGRYNWRTRLQNGVVQGGEEPLIAPDRMTLGHLFQKQGYSTALVGKWHLEYHYEVPEELKDVKPKKKKGKYLAEVPIGTMIPDGPVTRGFDSFFGFHHSRAMSSIVRNNEIVQEMDVVDVLPTLTKEVVQLIDQKAAEAKAGKPFFIYFAQNSPHTPIVPAKEWVGKTNLGKYGDFVAQTDGSVGAVLEALERNGLSENTIVIFSADNGTSKAANIEKLQSMGHYPSAWLRGSKADLWDGGHRVPFIVRWPKQIKANSTSNHLVCLSDLMATFAAYFSFDIPENNAEDSKSFLSALYGKPVDNPRKEIVHHSINGRFSIRQGNWKLLLAPGSGGWSSPKDVEAMEEGFPEIQLYNLNEDIGEVDNLVEQYPQKVDSLVGLLENVVGKGRSTSGAAQANDAEIDIWKKHMNSREK
- a CDS encoding alpha-L-fucosidase; this translates as MKRRKFIQLTGMGVGTAMTPSIFYSCSKPNVPSYLGNYAKLYTESPLDAATKWFVDAKYGLFLHYGVYSLLGRGEWVQYREKIHVKEYEKLKDKFTAEKFDAETIADLAVESEMKYINITTRHHDSFCLFNTKTTDFNSVQSPAKRDLVEELANACDKRGLGLCLYYSHGRDWRHPHAANNDNWGGLARPLYETEEPYYKYGDEHDLNLYIEYMHDQLTELLTNYGSIASIWFDGHGVPVNGPTEKFRIEETYQLIRKLQPQCLISAKWGYLGTEDYLSPEYHWLANNQEKTKEMLDSGKPVEICTHIAGWGYTKKNDGKHRGADSIIENLRYAKKYRGNLLLNTGPLPDGSIDKQDVASMKAVGKIIRNEGWPS
- a CDS encoding glycoside hydrolase family 172 protein; this translates as MKNNYFIILSALFLCTFLFSCKEEKGKVSIESLLAEMVDRDAITRFPATDFRLKQASSYNRASVTPEDTVGWFINHDFNSNEKDHNFIRIEEENGQKEWVLMDHEGPGAIVRTWMPFLKPDKPNADIEIKIYLDGAEEPTLQGNMLGLLNGDGLIPYPFAHKSLRSAVSFFPIPYAKRCKITTTGRPFFYQFTYREYVEGTSVETFTLNGFNAAAQLTEKVGKKLLNPENVLMGEEVTMKAKLGASEEKSIQLPQGVAAVRRLSLKLANYDSASVTRSVVLKMSFDGKQTVWCPIGDFFGTGIGLNPYQGWHNTVLENGIMNSRWVMPYQKMGSIAVENLGEKEVEVELRAVVGDYNWTEQSLYFNAAWRGQYPVSTRPFSDWNYVTLQGRGVYVGDALTVMNPVEKWWGEGDEKIWVDGEDFPSIFGTGTEDYYGYSWGGRSTDFYEHSFHAQPRCNVYNKLNRKTSKERSTLGYSTETRTRALDGMPFGSSFQLDMEIWSWTDCEMGYGVGMMWYGDASTTTNRLPDANEALNVPQLAEKE
- a CDS encoding sulfatase; translation: MKYKKMMKTYFYCCLISFALISCAQKNEIPVKDSRPNILFIMSDDHAYQAISAYDNKLIQTPNIDRLADEGMLFTNACVSNSICAPSRATILTGKHTHINGKIDNLMPFDTTQVTFPQIFQQNGYQTAMFGKLHFGNNPKGVDEFMILPDQGFYLNPDFNTPRGDTTIMGYVTDIITDLTLDWLKKRDDEKPFMMMYLHKAPHRPWWPQPDKFKEFTKKEFPLPETLFDDYKNRGEAANTAEMNLLTHMMYSHDSKIRPETLERMGDKVKPVVEEFDNGFYGPYGRANAAQKAEYDVVLDSINKAFEENWPQMTEEEKMQWKYQRYMQDYLACISSVDDNVGRVLEYLDESGLAENTIVVYTSDQGFYLGEHGWFDKRFIYDESFKTPLLIRWPEKVKAGSVENEMVQNLDFAQTLLGAADIQAPDDMQGESLIPLLVGEKEKWNRDAVYYHYYEYPSVHMVKRHYGIVTKEFKLAHFYYDVDEWELYDRLNDPMEMNNVYSNPKYAEVVDSLKVKLTALREQYKDSPELDQQYIDIYKNMQVEKGNDFW
- a CDS encoding right-handed parallel beta-helix repeat-containing protein; the encoded protein is MKMNCKSIPAKIKFIRQGFSLLMAIALLLFGITSQAQAQKVEVVADGFTLIHSLSELREYASKDNVKVRLEKGAYQIDEATSIRFIQITGDNSHYDLSGVRFMVDTKLFSRTDLAKSEDGNSMYCAIEISGNKVVLEGLYMETYGDKPGRQSKNKMFNLVGSDITLKDVEIRTAGSSPWGYGSLYGLGGGDVRKMNGIRVGYPAKGVKLVGCKVHMRAMGHAIFIQGAENTLIEDCHVDGLLRTTDQILAETSGYCFDKGFYAHKGGYVEGTILPADGKIVPGEIISLSEDGIRMYPEYQGHPTKNTTVKNCTVFQMRRGICTGLSTSGDKVVNCQVRSCVATGFNVGNADTLINCSSDAKYAEAFCIPYVNAKNAYVEMEILDSRGGIANSMLAKINGTGHEVIITTSNPDFIPKEMAIKLSTKEGYGSFRKNVKIHATDIRLDNQTDAKVLLLPGIENPKVESKGEVVKK